The Mucilaginibacter terrae region AAAGCCATTTTCAATACCCAAACCAACACTTTCTGATAACTTGGGTTTGCGTAAATCCATTTCTAAAAAAACAACTTTCTTATCTGTAAGAGCCAGTGCACTACCTAAATTTAATGATAAGAAAGATTTACCTTCACCACTCATACTTGACGTAAACAAAATCACATTCGACTTTGAATTATCTAATACAAATTGCAAATTAGTTCGAAGGCTACGGAATTGTTCAGAAATAATAGATCTTGAATTGAGGCCTGTTACAAGACTTTGTTTATCACTATTATGGCCTATTTCTCCGAGTATGTTAATAGCAGTGATATTCGTAATGTCATTTTTGCCATTTATTCTAACGTTTAAAAGTTCCTTTACAAATAGATAAAATGAGGGAATTACTATACCTATCACTAAACCAATTATATAAATAATTATTTTTTTAGGTTTATAAGGTAAAAACTCACTTTTGGCAACATCAATAACCCGTGAACTTGACATTGTTGAATTTTTGGTAATTGCCGTTTCCTCGCGTTTTTGCAACAGAAAAAGATACAGTTCTTGCTTAAGATTTTGCTGGCGTGCAAAATCAAGGTAATTACGCTCTTTACTTGGCAGCTGCTTTAACTGGCCGGTAAAGCCTTGATTTTGTTTCTCAATTTGCTTCTTACCTGCGGTTAAGGAGTTTTTATATATTTCAATATTTCTCAGTAAGTTTATCCTAGAGTTATTCAATTGCTGATCAATGTTATTCACAACAGGGTTGTCTTCAGTGTATGACAATAAAGCTCGATCTCTTGAAAGTAAAAGTTCGTTATAAGCATTTATTGCCTGCCCAAAAGATTGATCAACAGGATTTAAAAGTGAGCTTGGAATTACCTTTTTATTCAGAGGGTTATTCAAATATCTTTGCAAATCCTTAATGACGTTCAGCTGCGTTTCCTGCTCTGCTAATTTATTATAGTATTCTCCAGCACTGTTAATTAAAACCTTTGATTGTTCATTGATGTTGGCAATACTATTTTGTGTTTTATACTGTTCAAATTGCTTTTCAATATTATTTAGCTCCCTTGATACCAATGCAATTCGGGAATCAATAAATTGCATTGTACTATCAGCAATTTGTTTTTCATATTGAATATTATTCAAAAGGTACAAATGCATTAATTTACCTAAAATTGCTTCACCTTTAGCTGGGTTAGAATAAGTCATACCCAAGTCAATAGTACTTGCCTGTTTGTCTGATAATACAGCAGAAAATTGTGAAGAAAAAGCATCAATTGCTGCATCAATTGATTCGATGGAAATTAAGTAATCTTTAGAATGTTTTGCACCCGGAATGTAGTTTAACAGAATATCATATTGCTTGAGGCTAAGTGTTTTTCCAAACCTGCCCCTTATATCAACATCATCTGACGTGTTTTTTATATTATATTCTTGTTCATTTAATATCTCCAGGGTATATGTAATAGCCTTTAAGGTATCAGCTTTATAAATAATTTTAGCGTT contains the following coding sequences:
- a CDS encoding GumC family protein, yielding MYSSPKSNAISGSGNQHEVIDLKLIIAKLFQYWWLFGISAIFCLIIAFFYAGYVSPQWHVSSKILVKDQKNSPQVGAGAGIGSDLGSLFSVKSSADNEIQILKSRTLMQNTVVSMQLNVRIYQKDGFKKREIYQECPFNAKIIYKADTLKAITYTLEILNEQEYNIKNTSDDVDIRGRFGKTLSLKQYDILLNYIPGAKHSKDYLISIESIDAAIDAFSSQFSAVLSDKQASTIDLGMTYSNPAKGEAILGKLMHLYLLNNIQYEKQIADSTMQFIDSRIALVSRELNNIEKQFEQYKTQNSIANINEQSKVLINSAGEYYNKLAEQETQLNVIKDLQRYLNNPLNKKVIPSSLLNPVDQSFGQAINAYNELLLSRDRALLSYTEDNPVVNNIDQQLNNSRINLLRNIEIYKNSLTAGKKQIEKQNQGFTGQLKQLPSKERNYLDFARQQNLKQELYLFLLQKREETAITKNSTMSSSRVIDVAKSEFLPYKPKKIIIYIIGLVIGIVIPSFYLFVKELLNVRINGKNDITNITAINILGEIGHNSDKQSLVTGLNSRSIISEQFRSLRTNLQFVLDNSKSNVILFTSSMSGEGKSFLSLNLGSALALTDKKVVFLEMDLRKPKLSESVGLGIENGFTNYAISGNNDYKKMLKQLSFNKNCYLISSGPIPPNPAELLMGGKLELLINQLKQEFDYIMIDCAPVGLVTDALIFEKYTDLTFYVIRQGFTYKSQLAIPDELSKENRMKNIYFIVNDVQNEKAGYSSFKQAYGYGIEEEESLLKRLFKRK